CCCTAGTAGCTCCGGGATTGCGGGAGGCTGCACCCCGTGGGGACGAGGGTGGGGGTGACGTACTTTGCGCATGCCCCGACGGTAGTTGATCAGGAGATGAAAGTGATTGATTGTAGCAAGGCGGAAATAGCAAATGATGAAGATGCGCTCATCGTCACTTGAATGCAACCTCCACAATGCCCACCACTCTATTATCCGGATGGTCCGGCGCCAACCCTTCTATTTGCTTCCGTCacctcatcgtcgtccgtcgtcgcccgcgCATCCAGTTCGTTTCAGGACATTATCCACGCATTCTCACACGCTATCAGCCAATAAGCCTACGCTACACGGTCAGTTGCCGATATCTGACACGGTCACGGTGTACGGACGTCTCTCGCCAattgccgagctcggtgatAGATcactcgccgcccttgCGTTCGTGAGCCTCGCACGGTTCGAGCCTCGCACGGCTCTGGTAGCAGTGGCGCCACTTTCAGGCAAGCCAAAACCAAGAGACATTCGGATTCCTCTCACCCCCCTCAAGACTCGTGTCCTAGTCCGCTCAATGAAACACGGAATCTTCATTCTCAACTACCAGCACGCGATTTCATTGTCCGTCATTGTCCGTGGAATTCAGATTGACCGTACGTGTGGCACAGCGTTTAACACTTAAAACAGTACGCCGGGGTACCACTGCTGGTTCATGTTGTTGGTGGTGCACTTCCAGATCTGCACTTGGTTCCAGTTCCAGGTTCCGCCATCAGTCATGTCGAGGCATTtgcctggtgtcagtggGCTCCTATGATCCTGTTCCTGCGGCCGGCCGGTCCTACGGGCTGCGGGCTGCGGGCTGGCGCCGCCCCCGGTGAATCCATTTAGGATTTAGGAGCAGTTGCCGGTCTCGGTGaccacgaccacgacccacccttgtccttgagggCAATGAAGCCGTCGTTGGTGAACCAGAATGTTTGCTGCGGCAGGTTGTCGTAGCACTTCCAGATCTTCATCTTGCGGCCGTTGCGCCATTTACCTGATATTAACACACACGACCATGTAACTCACCAAggccggcgtcgaggcaGTAGTCGGTGCCTGAGAGGCGGACGTGCGTCGTCTCCTGGTCAATGTCCCACTTCTGGGCAGGAGTTCCATTGCAGTCGTAGCTGTGGTCAGTGGTTGGTCGTGGGAGAAGGTAGATGGGAGGTACGGGAAGGATagaggagggtggggaggagggaggttgggagagggtgggagggggtgggagagggTTGGTGAGGGCGGGTGGAGAGTGCAAGAGGGTAGAAGATAGAGAGTGAAGATAGAGGAATACCACCAAGAGACGCTCACATCTGCACAGGTGTGCCATTGACAACCATGCCTCCGCGCACATCAAGACACTTCTTCTTGAGGATATCCCCATTTGGCGCATGTGGGTGGAGCGTAGTAGCCTTAAACTTGGCGGGGTAGGTCGGCGCCGGTGGCTTAGCGCTTGGCGACGATGGGGGAGGCAGATTCGTCTTAGCCGGCGTCTCGCCAGACGGCGGAGGCTTTACAGCCGGCGTCTCACCAGTGGGCGGGGGTCTGGCAGCAGGCGGCTCGCCAGTGGGCGGGGGGCTGGCAGCAGGCGGCTCGCCAGTGGGCGGGgggctgacagcaggcaTTGACGGGGAGCCACTCGGGGGCAGAGGGCTGGAGACAGGCATTGACGGGGAGCCGCTCGGGGGCAGAGGGCTGGAAAcaggcggcgacgggctGCCGCTGGGAGGCAGGGGGCTGGAAACAGGCGTCACCGCTTCGGTGTCATTGGCCTGCCGCGGTTCGAACGGAAGAGCGGCGATGAGGggcaggagaaggaggtaAGGGAGCATGGTTGCGAGGATGCGAGCTTGCGGCTTGCGAGCGAGAGAATGAGACAAGACATAGAATATATATATATCGGTGGAGCTGATCTCGCGATCAGCTGCTCAAGCAG
Above is a genomic segment from Cutaneotrichosporon cavernicola HIS019 DNA, chromosome: 1 containing:
- a CDS encoding uncharacterized protein (G-X-X-X-Q-X-W domain-containing protein); this translates as MLPYLLLLPLIAALPFEPRQANDTEAVTPVSSPLPPSGSPSPPVSSPLPPSGSPSMPVSSPLPPSGSPSMPAVSPPPTGEPPAASPPPTGEPPAARPPPTGETPAVKPPPSGETPAKTNLPPPSSPSAKPPAPTYPAKFKATTLHPHAPNGDILKKKCLDVRGGMVVNGTPVQIYDCNGTPAQKWDIDQETTHVRLSGTDYCLDAGLGKWRNGRKMKIWKCYDNLPQQTFWFTNDGFIALKDKGKCLDMTDGGTWNWNQVQIWKCTTNNMNQQWYPGVLF